Part of the Marinitoga sp. 38H-ov genome is shown below.
AATAATTTTTCTATGTCTGATTTCTTATAAAAGACTTTCTTTCCTATCTTAATGGGCTTTAATATTCCTTTTTTCCCCCAGCGATAAATAGTTGGAGCTGAAATTTTAAATAATTCCATAACCTCATTTCTTGTAAGTAATTCATCATCTATTCCCATATTTTAGCCTCCTTTAAAATGTTTTTATTACTACATTGTTTGAAGTAACTTTAGTATATATATCAGTTATAGCAATATTTGAATGTCCTAATATAGCCTGTAACTGATTAATAGCTCCACCACGATTTAAAAATTCTACAGCAAATGAATGTCTTAAAAGGTGAGGATGTATTCCATGCTTATTAAAATATTTTTGTATAGCCCGTATGGATCTCTTGTTTTCAAATAGTCCATATTCATTAGCTAGATCTAATAACTTCTTTTCTATTAATAGCACTCTTTCTTTATTACCTTTACCTTTTATTCTTAGTTCTACATGTTCGCCATTTACTCTAATATCTTTCTTGGTTAAATTATAATATTCAGAAATCCTCAGTCCAGTATTTCTTAAAAAGATAGCTAAAGCCTTATAATATTCATTCATACCTTCAATAACCTTTTTAAATTCATCATCAGTTAAATATTTAGGTAATCTCTGGAATCTTGGAGCCTTTGCATTAGCTAGATAATTTTCTTTTATATATCCACGGTCATAAAGAT
Proteins encoded:
- a CDS encoding helix-turn-helix domain-containing protein, with protein sequence MGIDDELLTRNEVMELFKISAPTIYRWGKKGILKPIKIGKKVFYKKSDIEKLLNESYKIPEDN
- a CDS encoding tyrosine-type recombinase/integrase; this translates as MKFETDKIMDEYFNYLRHYRGVNEKTIARYRATIRDVLSYGVTKKGTDKFLKSLKKYKESSIQTKIVIAKSFIKYLYDRGYIKENYLANAKAPRFQRLPKYLTDDEFKKVIEGMNEYYKALAIFLRNTGLRISEYYNLTKKDIRVNGEHVELRIKGKGNKERVLLIEKKLLDLANEYGLFENKRSIRAIQKYFNKHGIHPHLLRHSFAVEFLNRGGAINQLQAILGHSNIAITDIYTKVTSNNVVIKTF